The following are from one region of the Streptomyces tuirus genome:
- a CDS encoding uracil-xanthine permease family protein, with the protein MDLGVRWKLHGDGRTPAPGAVVRPDERLSWPRTAGLGAQHVVAMFGASFVAPVLMGLDPNLAIMMSGVATIVFLLATRGSVPSYLGCSLSFVGVAAVIRAQGGSSATVTGAVFVVGGALFLVGLAVRRFGARIIHATMPPIVTGAVVMLIGFNLAPVTASTYWPQDQWTALLVMLFTGLAVVCLRGFWSRIAIFLGLVFGYGISWVFDLVFGKIHSVDASGRLTDHWRLDLSGVGKADWIGLPTLHAPSFEWSAILVALPVVIALVAENAGHVKAVGEMTGDSLDDKLGTAIAADGVGSMLSTAVGGPPNTTYSENIGVMAATRVYSTAAYWAAACFALLFGVCPKFGAVVAAIPGGVLGGITVILYGMIGLLGAQIWINAKVDLRNPLNLVPAAAGIIIGVGNVSLKFSDTFSLSGIALGTVVVITGYHALRAFAPAHLKTQAPLLDEGTSSYDEAKS; encoded by the coding sequence ATGGATCTCGGCGTCCGCTGGAAACTGCACGGCGACGGACGCACCCCGGCGCCCGGCGCGGTGGTCCGCCCCGACGAGCGGCTCTCCTGGCCCCGTACGGCCGGACTCGGCGCACAGCACGTGGTGGCGATGTTCGGCGCGTCCTTCGTCGCACCCGTCCTGATGGGCCTGGACCCGAACCTCGCGATCATGATGTCGGGCGTCGCCACCATCGTGTTCCTCCTCGCCACCCGTGGCAGCGTGCCCAGTTACCTGGGCTGCTCGCTCTCCTTCGTCGGCGTGGCGGCGGTGATCCGGGCGCAGGGCGGCAGCAGCGCGACCGTCACGGGAGCGGTGTTCGTCGTCGGGGGCGCGCTGTTCCTGGTCGGGCTGGCCGTGCGGCGGTTCGGGGCGCGGATCATCCACGCCACCATGCCGCCGATCGTGACCGGCGCGGTGGTGATGCTGATCGGCTTCAACCTGGCGCCGGTGACGGCCTCGACGTACTGGCCGCAGGACCAGTGGACGGCCCTGCTGGTGATGCTGTTCACCGGTCTGGCGGTCGTCTGCCTGCGGGGCTTCTGGTCCCGGATCGCGATCTTCCTCGGGCTGGTCTTCGGGTACGGCATCTCCTGGGTCTTCGATCTGGTCTTCGGCAAGATCCACTCCGTGGACGCGAGCGGCAGGCTGACTGACCACTGGCGGCTCGACCTGTCCGGTGTGGGCAAGGCCGACTGGATCGGGCTGCCGACCCTGCACGCCCCGTCCTTCGAGTGGTCGGCGATCCTGGTCGCCCTGCCGGTCGTCATCGCGCTGGTCGCGGAGAACGCCGGGCACGTCAAGGCGGTCGGCGAAATGACCGGCGACTCGCTGGACGACAAGCTGGGCACGGCCATCGCGGCCGACGGCGTCGGCTCGATGCTGTCCACCGCGGTCGGCGGCCCGCCCAACACCACGTACTCCGAGAACATCGGCGTGATGGCGGCGACCCGCGTGTACTCGACGGCCGCCTACTGGGCCGCGGCCTGCTTCGCCCTGCTGTTCGGCGTCTGCCCGAAGTTCGGCGCGGTCGTGGCGGCGATCCCGGGCGGGGTGCTCGGCGGCATCACCGTCATCCTGTACGGCATGATCGGCCTGCTGGGCGCGCAGATCTGGATCAACGCCAAGGTCGATCTGCGCAATCCGCTGAACCTGGTCCCGGCCGCGGCGGGCATCATCATCGGCGTCGGCAACGTCTCCCTGAAGTTCTCGGACACCTTCTCGCTGAGCGGCATCGCGCTCGGCACGGTGGTCGTCATCACCGGCTACCACGCCCTGCGGGCCTTCGCCCCGGCCCACTTGAAGACGCAGGCGCCGCTGCTGGACGAGGGCACCTCCTCCTACGACGAGGCCAAGTCGTAG
- a CDS encoding glycoside hydrolase family 6 protein translates to MVAAASLVVAAGAVAGVLAAFDDKPASDEAAPPEVSASPRLAPLPAVPSASAPPTTGSASPSPSPSPSARRTQSPTPPRTDTKREHTTTAAGRLYRHPDSQVLAWVRSHTGDPRHAVIASRIAEQPAAVWFADYAPETVTARVAAVTSGGAALGRVPVVVPYAIPGRDCGGHSQGGAPGLDAYDAWIDRFAAGLGSGEVIVVLEPDSVAQTECLSAGDRADRFASLARAGRVLKSANPRARVYFDAGHSGWNAPGKQAAWLRQAGAASPESSDGFFSNVSNFHTTADEVAYDRRVLDALGGPADLGAVIDTSRNGNGAPADGEWCDPSGRRLGRTPSLSTGESRIDAYLWVKLPGESDGCKGRPGTFTASYAYDLASS, encoded by the coding sequence ATGGTCGCGGCGGCCTCGCTCGTCGTGGCGGCCGGAGCGGTCGCGGGCGTCCTCGCCGCGTTCGACGACAAGCCGGCCTCGGACGAGGCCGCGCCGCCCGAGGTGTCGGCTTCGCCCCGCCTGGCGCCCCTGCCGGCCGTGCCGTCCGCGTCCGCGCCGCCCACCACCGGGTCCGCCTCGCCCTCGCCCTCGCCGTCCCCGTCCGCACGCCGGACGCAGAGCCCCACGCCGCCGAGGACCGACACGAAGCGGGAGCACACCACCACCGCGGCCGGCCGGCTCTACCGCCACCCCGACTCCCAGGTGCTCGCCTGGGTCCGCTCGCACACCGGCGACCCCCGGCACGCGGTCATCGCGTCCCGCATCGCCGAGCAGCCCGCGGCCGTCTGGTTCGCCGACTACGCACCGGAAACCGTCACCGCCCGGGTCGCCGCCGTGACCTCGGGCGGGGCCGCGCTCGGCCGGGTGCCCGTCGTCGTGCCCTACGCGATCCCCGGCCGGGACTGCGGCGGCCACTCCCAGGGCGGGGCGCCCGGCCTGGACGCCTACGACGCCTGGATCGACCGGTTCGCGGCCGGGCTGGGCTCCGGTGAGGTCATCGTCGTCCTCGAGCCGGACTCGGTCGCCCAGACCGAGTGCCTCTCCGCCGGTGACCGCGCGGACCGCTTCGCCTCGCTGGCCCGGGCCGGCCGTGTCCTGAAGTCAGCCAACCCCCGGGCCCGCGTGTACTTCGACGCGGGCCACTCGGGCTGGAACGCGCCCGGCAAGCAGGCCGCCTGGCTCCGGCAGGCCGGCGCCGCCTCGCCCGAGTCCTCCGACGGCTTCTTCAGCAACGTCTCCAACTTCCACACCACGGCCGACGAGGTCGCCTACGACCGGCGGGTCCTCGACGCGCTCGGTGGCCCGGCGGACCTCGGCGCCGTCATCGACACCAGCCGCAACGGCAACGGCGCCCCGGCCGACGGCGAGTGGTGCGACCCCTCGGGCCGCAGACTCGGCCGGACCCCGAGCCTGAGCACCGGCGAGTCCCGGATCGACGCCTACCTGTGGGTGAAGCTGCCGGGGGAGTCGGACGGCTGCAAGGGCAGGCCGGGGACCTTCACGGCGTCGTACGCCTACGACTTGGCCTCGTCGTAG
- a CDS encoding DUF5995 family protein, whose amino-acid sequence MPRCEQLPPAVDTPVDAVISRMRALDAALHPRDGVAVFNRVYLAVTEAVDRWVDTGRFTDAHAAITLDVRFARRYLAAVEAVADERRPPACWRPLFQFRRHPGVRPLQFALAGINAHIGHDLALAVVDTCRTLGCAPVDLEDEFDMVGDLLLSLEERIREDLMPGPDLFRIADPLTHLLGSWSLERARDAAWTAARALWALRELPDVAGEFTERMDTAVGFAGRMLLTPLTEPGYR is encoded by the coding sequence ATGCCGCGATGCGAACAACTCCCCCCAGCCGTGGACACGCCGGTCGACGCCGTCATCTCCCGGATGCGCGCCCTCGACGCGGCACTGCACCCGCGGGACGGGGTGGCGGTCTTCAACCGCGTCTACCTCGCGGTGACGGAGGCGGTGGACCGGTGGGTCGACACCGGCCGGTTCACGGACGCCCACGCGGCGATCACGCTGGACGTACGGTTCGCGCGGCGGTATCTGGCGGCCGTCGAGGCGGTCGCGGACGAGCGGCGCCCGCCCGCGTGCTGGCGGCCGCTGTTCCAGTTCCGCCGCCATCCCGGGGTACGGCCGTTGCAGTTCGCGCTGGCGGGCATCAACGCGCACATCGGGCACGATCTCGCGCTGGCCGTCGTGGACACCTGCCGTACGCTCGGCTGCGCCCCCGTCGATCTGGAGGACGAGTTCGACATGGTGGGCGATCTCCTCCTGTCGCTGGAGGAGCGCATCCGCGAAGATCTGATGCCGGGCCCCGATCTGTTCCGGATCGCCGACCCGCTGACCCATCTGCTCGGTTCCTGGAGCCTGGAGCGCGCCCGGGACGCCGCGTGGACGGCGGCCCGGGCGCTGTGGGCCCTGCGTGAACTGCCCGACGTCGCGGGCGAGTTCACCGAACGCATGGACACCGCGGTGGGCTTCGCGGGACGCATGCTGCTCACGCCCCTGACCGAGCCCGGGTACCGCTAG